Proteins from one Arthrobacter sp. Soc17.1.1.1 genomic window:
- a CDS encoding DUF6069 family protein — translation MKGRSAGRVIVTALVVAVVVNLAIFFLGALAGGTYTFTSPAGPATVDAAVVALFTLVPLGLGLTAVAVVRRWWPSVVTVALIVAPVLEIGTIIGMTLPADFDEPSTIALALCHLALVPVTVLALRALRTLPDGGGHRGQRRRPAEAGAADR, via the coding sequence ATGAAGGGGAGGTCGGCCGGCCGCGTCATCGTCACCGCCCTCGTCGTCGCGGTGGTCGTGAATCTCGCGATCTTCTTCCTGGGAGCGCTGGCGGGAGGCACCTACACGTTCACCTCGCCGGCGGGACCGGCGACCGTCGATGCCGCCGTCGTGGCCCTGTTCACGCTCGTCCCGCTCGGCCTCGGGCTCACCGCCGTCGCCGTCGTGCGCCGCTGGTGGCCGTCCGTGGTGACCGTCGCCCTGATCGTCGCCCCGGTCCTCGAGATCGGCACGATCATCGGCATGACACTTCCCGCCGATTTCGACGAGCCGAGCACGATCGCGCTGGCCCTGTGCCACCTGGCACTCGTCCCCGTGACGGTCCTGGCCCTGAGGGCGCTGCGGACGCTACCGGACGGCGGCGGGCACCGCGGACAGCGCCGCCGCCCCGCAGAGGCCGGCGCCGCCGACCGATAG